A genome region from Rhodopseudomonas boonkerdii includes the following:
- a CDS encoding septal ring lytic transglycosylase RlpA family protein, with protein sequence MLRYGKSALGFVTQPRMAVALIAATVALGGTVTEASAKSKHRHHHKYHHHHAAKTAAPASPFEANASLGPFAPAAEAPVRTGGRSFSGVASYYGNEAGSRTASGQRFNQNAMTAAHRSLPFGTKLRVTHGGRSVVVTVNDRGPFIKGRVLDLSKGAASAIGLTGRGVGRVVAEVM encoded by the coding sequence ATGCTGCGTTACGGAAAGTCGGCATTGGGTTTTGTGACCCAGCCGCGCATGGCAGTGGCGCTAATTGCCGCCACTGTCGCTCTTGGGGGAACGGTGACGGAGGCTTCGGCCAAGTCCAAACACCGCCATCATCACAAGTATCACCATCATCACGCCGCCAAGACTGCGGCGCCCGCCTCGCCCTTCGAAGCCAATGCCTCGCTCGGCCCGTTCGCGCCGGCGGCTGAAGCGCCTGTCCGCACCGGCGGCCGCAGCTTTTCGGGCGTCGCCTCCTATTACGGCAATGAAGCAGGCAGCCGCACCGCGTCGGGCCAGCGCTTCAATCAGAATGCCATGACCGCCGCGCATCGTTCGCTGCCTTTCGGCACCAAGCTGCGCGTGACCCATGGCGGCCGCAGCGTCGTCGTCACCGTCAATGACCGTGGTCCGTTCATCAAAGGCCGTGTGCTCGACCTGTCCAAGGGTGCAGCGAGCGCCATCGGCCTGACCGGCCGCGGTGTCGGCAGAGTTGTTGCCGAAGTCATGTAA
- a CDS encoding S41 family peptidase — protein sequence MMRKTSIILLSAATGAALTLFVTQPRAVFMGTSARAATSDTYRQLNLFGDVFERVRSDYVEKPDDSKLVESAISGMLTGLDPHSSYMDAKSFRDMQVQTRGEFGGLGIEVTMEDGLIKVVSPIDDTPASKAGIMANDIITNLDDEAVQGLTLNQAVEKMRGPVNTKIKLKIIRKGQDNPIDVTLVRDNIRVRSVRARVESDDIAYIRITTFNEQTTEGLKREIAAQTAAIGADKVKGYIIDLRNNPGGLLEEAVTVSDAFLDRGEIVSTRGRNAEETQRRTAHNGDLTKGKPVVVLINGGSASASEIVAGALQDHKRATILGTRSFGKGSVQTIIPLGSGNGALRLTTARYYTPSGKSIQAKGIVPDIEIVQDVPDELKSRTDTKGEASLRGHLKNDGDEKTGSQSYVPPDAKNDKALKAAADLLHGIKVTSNATVTQPEVKAAQDTSKPADKPSNDNKPAGDKPAAKPN from the coding sequence ATGATGCGCAAGACTTCGATTATTCTGCTGAGTGCAGCCACGGGCGCCGCCTTGACGCTATTTGTGACTCAGCCACGCGCGGTATTCATGGGCACCAGTGCGCGCGCCGCTACCTCCGACACCTATCGCCAGCTCAATTTGTTCGGTGATGTGTTCGAGCGCGTCCGCAGCGACTATGTCGAGAAGCCGGACGACAGCAAGTTGGTCGAGTCCGCGATCTCCGGCATGCTCACCGGTCTCGATCCGCATTCCAGTTACATGGATGCGAAAAGCTTCCGCGACATGCAGGTGCAGACCCGTGGTGAGTTCGGCGGTCTCGGCATCGAAGTCACGATGGAGGACGGCCTGATCAAGGTGGTGTCGCCGATCGACGATACCCCTGCCTCGAAGGCCGGCATCATGGCCAACGACATCATCACCAATCTCGACGATGAAGCCGTGCAGGGTCTCACCCTGAACCAGGCGGTCGAGAAGATGCGCGGCCCGGTGAATACCAAGATCAAACTCAAGATTATCCGCAAGGGCCAGGACAATCCGATCGATGTCACGCTGGTGCGTGACAATATTCGGGTCCGTTCTGTGCGCGCTCGGGTCGAGAGCGACGACATCGCCTATATCCGCATCACCACCTTCAATGAGCAGACCACCGAAGGTCTGAAGCGCGAGATCGCGGCGCAGACCGCTGCAATCGGTGCCGACAAGGTGAAGGGCTACATCATCGATCTCCGCAACAATCCGGGCGGCCTGCTGGAAGAAGCGGTCACTGTCTCGGATGCGTTCCTCGATCGCGGTGAAATCGTCTCGACCCGTGGCCGCAATGCCGAGGAAACCCAGCGCCGCACCGCGCATAACGGTGACCTGACCAAGGGCAAGCCGGTGGTGGTGCTGATCAATGGCGGTTCGGCTTCTGCGTCGGAAATCGTCGCCGGCGCGCTGCAGGATCACAAGCGTGCGACCATTCTCGGCACGCGTTCGTTCGGCAAGGGCTCGGTGCAGACCATCATCCCGCTCGGTTCAGGCAATGGCGCGCTGCGCCTCACCACGGCGCGCTATTACACGCCGTCGGGCAAGTCGATCCAGGCGAAGGGTATCGTGCCGGATATCGAGATCGTGCAGGACGTGCCGGATGAGCTGAAGTCGCGCACCGATACTAAGGGTGAAGCCTCACTTCGCGGCCATCTGAAGAACGATGGCGACGAAAAGACCGGTTCGCAGTCCTACGTGCCGCCGGATGCTAAGAACGACAAGGCACTGAAGGCCGCGGCGGATCTGCTCCACGGGATCAAGGTGACGTCGAATGCCACCGTGACCCAGCCGGAGGTGAAGGCTGCGCAGGACACCAGCAAGCCGGCCGACAAGCCGTCGAACGACAACAAGCCCGCCGGCGACAAGCCGGCTGCGAAGCCGAACTGA
- a CDS encoding murein hydrolase activator EnvC family protein has translation MLSLRPPHRDIGRRAASFPVMLLSAGLAGGGIESAGAQTTPAPQQQEAAAPATDLIRQREQELEAAREQQKKAAELQAKLKADIAAIGQDRGKLNQQLIDVAARVRGVEAKIDDAEARLRPLDSREREIRASLDSRRGEIAEVLAALQRAGRRAPPALLVRPEDALQSLRTAMLLGSVVPDMRARAEKLVADLGELVNLRKAISAERDQLAADRDKLKEEQARLASFTGERQRQLAAVEKDMDAENARAVTLARQVDSLQGLVAKMEQESKAAAKAAQAASLQGVPADLANGKPNVDALKNSGRMAPAIAFASAKGMLAMPVNGIRLRNYGTQDGVGGVEKGISVAARAGAQVTTPCDGWVVYSGPFRSYGQLLILNAGGGYHVLIAGMERISVNIGQFVLAGEPIAVMGSTSRVASVLAGPVPTANASQPVLYIEFRKDGTPIDPGPWWAANEGEKVRG, from the coding sequence ATGCTGTCGCTGCGGCCTCCTCACCGTGATATCGGACGACGTGCTGCGTCGTTTCCGGTCATGTTGCTGTCGGCTGGACTAGCGGGCGGCGGTATCGAATCCGCCGGAGCGCAAACGACGCCAGCTCCGCAACAGCAGGAAGCCGCCGCACCGGCGACCGATCTGATCCGTCAGCGCGAGCAGGAACTCGAAGCGGCGCGAGAGCAGCAGAAGAAGGCCGCGGAGTTGCAGGCCAAGCTGAAGGCCGACATTGCCGCCATCGGTCAGGATCGCGGCAAGCTCAATCAGCAGCTGATTGATGTCGCCGCACGCGTGCGCGGCGTCGAAGCCAAGATCGACGATGCCGAAGCGAGGCTGCGTCCGCTGGATAGTCGTGAGCGCGAGATACGAGCCTCGCTGGATTCGCGGCGTGGCGAGATCGCGGAAGTTCTGGCGGCGCTCCAGCGCGCCGGTCGTCGCGCTCCGCCGGCGTTGCTCGTGCGGCCCGAAGACGCCCTGCAGTCGCTGCGGACGGCGATGCTGCTCGGCTCCGTGGTGCCGGATATGCGCGCACGTGCGGAGAAGCTCGTCGCCGACCTTGGCGAGCTGGTGAATCTGCGCAAGGCGATTTCGGCCGAGCGCGATCAGCTCGCCGCCGATCGCGACAAACTCAAGGAAGAACAAGCCCGTCTCGCCTCCTTCACCGGCGAACGCCAGCGCCAGCTCGCTGCGGTCGAGAAGGACATGGATGCGGAAAACGCCCGGGCGGTGACCTTGGCCCGCCAGGTCGACAGCCTGCAGGGGCTCGTCGCCAAGATGGAGCAGGAATCCAAGGCGGCGGCGAAGGCCGCGCAAGCAGCGAGCTTGCAGGGCGTGCCCGCCGATCTCGCCAACGGCAAGCCGAATGTCGATGCCCTGAAGAACTCCGGCCGTATGGCGCCGGCCATCGCCTTCGCTTCGGCCAAGGGTATGCTGGCAATGCCGGTGAACGGAATCCGCTTACGGAACTACGGCACCCAGGACGGTGTCGGTGGTGTCGAAAAGGGCATCTCGGTAGCGGCGCGGGCAGGCGCGCAGGTCACAACTCCGTGTGACGGTTGGGTCGTCTATTCAGGACCGTTCCGCAGCTATGGACAACTCTTGATCCTCAATGCCGGGGGCGGATATCATGTTCTGATCGCCGGGATGGAGCGAATTTCGGTGAACATTGGTCAGTTCGTGCTCGCCGGGGAGCCGATCGCCGTCATGGGGTCGACGTCTCGGGTAGCCTCCGTGCTCGCAGGCCCGGTACCGACAGCCAATGCCAGCCAGCCTGTTCTGTATATCGAGTTCCGTAAGGACGGCACTCCAATTGACCCCGGCCCCTGGTGGGCCGCTAACGAAGGCGAAAAGGTTCGCGGATGA
- the rlmH gene encoding 23S rRNA (pseudouridine(1915)-N(3))-methyltransferase RlmH, which yields MHLLVIAIGKLKQGPERELAERYRERFDDIGRKLGFRSLTVHEIPESRARDTATRMAEEGTAIAALIPDKSILVTMDERGSSIDSASFARHLGKARDESVSHYVFVIGGADGLSPELRRKAKFTMAFGSATWPHQMVRVMLLEQVYRAATILAGHPYHRV from the coding sequence ATGCATCTCCTCGTCATTGCCATCGGCAAACTCAAGCAAGGTCCTGAGCGCGAGCTTGCCGAGCGTTATCGCGAACGATTCGACGATATCGGCCGCAAGCTCGGCTTTCGCAGTCTCACGGTCCACGAAATTCCGGAAAGCCGGGCGCGCGATACGGCGACCCGGATGGCCGAGGAGGGTACAGCCATTGCGGCCCTGATTCCCGATAAATCCATCCTCGTTACCATGGACGAACGCGGTTCGAGCATTGATAGCGCCAGTTTCGCGCGCCATCTTGGCAAGGCACGGGACGAATCGGTGTCACATTATGTTTTTGTCATCGGCGGCGCGGACGGACTTTCGCCTGAATTGCGGCGCAAAGCCAAATTCACCATGGCCTTCGGCTCGGCGACATGGCCGCACCAGATGGTTCGCGTCATGCTCCTGGAACAGGTTTATCGGGCTGCCACGATTCTCGCTGGCCACCCTTATCATCGCGTGTAA
- the rsfS gene encoding ribosome silencing factor yields the protein MIAKKDAPKKAAAAEVVRDSATETLNLVMARLEDMKAEETVTIDLRGKSAFSDFLVVTTGRSNRHVSSIAENVAKGLKEAGQKKLHIEGMTNADWVLIDTGEVILHVFRPEVREFYNIERLWAQNTQDEQRVSLKAV from the coding sequence ATGATCGCCAAGAAGGACGCGCCGAAGAAGGCTGCAGCCGCCGAGGTGGTGCGTGACAGCGCGACCGAAACGCTCAATCTGGTGATGGCGCGGCTCGAGGACATGAAAGCGGAAGAGACCGTCACCATCGACCTGCGCGGCAAGTCGGCATTTTCCGATTTCCTGGTCGTGACCACCGGCCGCTCGAACCGCCATGTCAGTTCGATCGCCGAGAACGTCGCCAAGGGCCTGAAGGAAGCCGGGCAGAAGAAACTGCACATCGAAGGCATGACCAATGCCGATTGGGTGCTGATCGATACCGGCGAAGTGATCCTGCATGTGTTCAGGCCGGAAGTCCGTGAGTTCTACAATATCGAACGGCTGTGGGCGCAGAACACGCAGGACGAACAGCGGGTGAGTTTGAAGGCCGTCTAA
- a CDS encoding nicotinate-nucleotide adenylyltransferase produces MRIGLLGGSFNPPHAAHRAATLFSMKRLQLDVVWWLVSPGNPLKYNGNLHALRERAEAAARVADHPRIIVSCLESVIGTRYTVDTVTYLRRRCSQARFVWIMGADNLAQFHRWGRWQQIADSIPIAVIDRASPSPASQGCRALAAQAPQALARFRVKEGDSGSLAERNPPAWTFLSGLKLTMSSTRLRNPDGSWKS; encoded by the coding sequence TTGCGAATCGGGTTGCTGGGGGGGTCGTTCAATCCGCCCCATGCGGCCCATCGCGCCGCGACGCTGTTCTCCATGAAGCGGCTGCAGCTGGATGTTGTCTGGTGGCTGGTGTCCCCAGGTAATCCATTGAAATATAACGGTAATCTTCATGCTCTCAGAGAGCGTGCCGAAGCGGCTGCCAGGGTTGCCGATCATCCGCGGATCATCGTCAGTTGTCTCGAAAGCGTCATTGGTACACGCTATACCGTCGATACCGTCACCTATCTGCGCCGGCGATGCTCGCAAGCTCGTTTCGTCTGGATCATGGGAGCCGACAATCTCGCCCAGTTTCACCGCTGGGGGCGATGGCAGCAGATTGCGGACAGCATTCCGATCGCCGTTATCGACCGCGCCTCGCCCAGTCCGGCGTCGCAAGGTTGCCGCGCTTTGGCCGCACAGGCGCCGCAAGCTCTGGCGCGCTTTCGGGTCAAAGAGGGCGATTCCGGCTCTCTGGCGGAGCGCAATCCGCCCGCCTGGACGTTCCTGTCCGGCCTGAAACTGACCATGTCCTCCACGCGCCTGCGGAACCCGGACGGCAGCTGGAAAAGCTGA
- a CDS encoding glutamate-5-semialdehyde dehydrogenase — protein MTASLKAIDGSADLPVLMNDLAARARAAARVLAVAPTAQKNRALAAMEAAIRAGSAAILAANAEDVAEVRANGATSAFIDRLTLTDARVQGMADGIRVIHDIADPVGRVSERWQRPNGMFIERVRVPLGVVGVIFESRPNVAADAGVLCLKSGNAVILRGGSDSFRSCRAIHECLVQGLREAGLPEAAISLVPTRDRAAVGLMLTGLNGGLDVIVPRGGKSLVARVEAEARVPVFAHLEGVNHVYVDRAAKLDMAKSIVLNAKMRRPGVCGAAETLLVDKAVAGTHLKPLVEMLLAAGCEVRGDDAVQQADARVKPATAEDWDTEYEDAIIAARVVDGLDDALGHIHAHSSHHTDAVVTEDDAVAARFLNEVDSAIVLHNASTQFADGGEFGFGAEIGIATGKFHARGPVGAEQLTSFKYRVHGTGQTRP, from the coding sequence ATGACCGCCTCGCTGAAAGCCATCGACGGATCGGCCGATTTGCCGGTTCTGATGAACGACCTCGCTGCCCGCGCCCGCGCGGCGGCACGGGTGCTTGCGGTGGCGCCGACCGCGCAGAAGAACCGGGCGCTGGCGGCCATGGAAGCGGCGATCCGCGCGGGGTCGGCGGCGATTTTGGCGGCCAATGCCGAGGATGTGGCCGAAGTCCGCGCCAATGGCGCGACGTCGGCCTTCATCGACCGGCTGACCTTGACCGACGCGCGCGTGCAGGGGATGGCCGATGGCATCCGTGTCATCCACGACATCGCCGATCCCGTCGGGCGCGTGAGCGAGCGCTGGCAGCGGCCGAACGGCATGTTCATCGAGCGCGTGCGCGTGCCGCTGGGCGTCGTCGGCGTGATTTTCGAGAGCCGGCCGAATGTCGCGGCGGATGCCGGGGTGCTGTGTCTGAAGTCGGGCAATGCGGTGATTTTGCGCGGCGGCTCCGACAGTTTCCGCTCCTGCCGCGCCATCCATGAATGCCTCGTGCAGGGCCTGCGCGAAGCCGGATTGCCGGAGGCCGCAATCTCGCTGGTGCCGACGCGGGATCGCGCCGCGGTGGGGCTGATGCTCACCGGCCTGAACGGCGGCCTCGATGTGATCGTGCCGCGCGGCGGCAAGAGCCTGGTCGCCCGTGTCGAGGCGGAAGCGCGGGTGCCGGTGTTCGCGCATCTCGAAGGCGTCAATCACGTCTATGTGGATCGTGCCGCCAAGCTCGATATGGCGAAGTCGATCGTGCTGAACGCCAAGATGCGCCGGCCGGGCGTCTGCGGCGCCGCCGAGACGCTGCTGGTGGACAAGGCTGTGGCCGGTACGCATCTGAAGCCGCTGGTGGAGATGCTGCTGGCCGCCGGCTGCGAGGTGCGCGGCGATGATGCCGTACAGCAGGCGGATGCGCGCGTGAAACCTGCGACCGCCGAGGATTGGGATACCGAATACGAGGACGCGATCATTGCGGCGCGCGTGGTCGATGGTCTCGACGATGCGCTGGGGCACATCCACGCGCATTCCTCGCATCATACCGATGCCGTGGTGACCGAGGACGATGCGGTGGCGGCCCGCTTCCTCAATGAGGTCGATTCCGCCATCGTGCTGCACAATGCCTCGACCCAATTCGCCGATGGCGGCGAGTTCGGCTTCGGCGCCGAAATCGGCATCGCCACCGGCAAATTCCACGCCCGCGGCCCCGTCGGCGCCGAACAGCTGACCAGCTTCAAATATCGCGTCCACGGCACCGGGCAGACGCGGCCGTGA
- a CDS encoding heme biosynthesis protein HemY, which produces MIRIVAFLILIALLAFGAAWVADQTGDVVLSWGGWTLSTSLPVFVLVLGLVIVAGMLVVWLIFSLWRAPARYRRHRRNKRQARGRHAVTQGLLAIGQGDSAVARRHAGVARRLSSDDPLALLLHAQSAQLDGDRAGAHRAFQAMAERQDTRLLGLRGLFIEAQRSDDPHSAVALAEEALKLAPNSTWAAQAVLGFRCAQSDWTGALRILDDNLSSGLIDRAAYRRQRGVLLTARALDAETKDRDLSRDSAMEAVRLAPTLIPAAVLAARFQSEAHQIRRAMKIIETAWLAQPHPDLADAYAHVKLGDSARQRLVRVETLASKVPGHVEGALAIARAAIDASEFTRARDALAPFIAEPTQRVAMLMAELERTEHGDSGRARAWTLRAVRARHDPVWTADGYVSERWRPVSPVTGRIDAFQWQEPLAALPSGEADPLASLEAEILRETVLAPPMPRPAVQPLAEPGLATPIAEKPPEPILTPATPAAPDPEPIAETPPADVPPSPKPEPAPVPLFRERADIAKGAKPIVPIPAVIPITRAPDDPGVDEEDPYRDEFAELNGGQQQGGWRGFMRRWGG; this is translated from the coding sequence ATGATCCGTATCGTTGCCTTCCTCATCCTGATCGCGCTGCTGGCTTTCGGCGCCGCATGGGTGGCCGACCAGACCGGCGATGTCGTGCTCTCCTGGGGCGGCTGGACGCTGTCGACGTCGCTGCCGGTCTTTGTGCTGGTGCTCGGCCTGGTGATCGTCGCCGGCATGCTGGTGGTGTGGCTGATCTTCAGCCTTTGGCGGGCGCCTGCGCGCTATCGCCGTCATCGCCGCAACAAGCGTCAGGCGCGCGGGCGTCATGCCGTGACGCAAGGCCTGCTCGCCATCGGTCAGGGCGATAGCGCCGTCGCCAGGCGCCATGCCGGCGTCGCCCGGCGTCTGTCCTCGGATGATCCCCTCGCGCTGCTGCTGCATGCGCAATCCGCCCAGCTCGACGGCGATCGCGCCGGTGCACATCGGGCGTTTCAGGCGATGGCGGAGCGGCAGGACACCCGCCTGCTCGGCCTGCGCGGTCTCTTTATCGAGGCCCAGCGCAGCGACGATCCGCACAGCGCCGTGGCTCTGGCGGAGGAAGCCCTGAAGCTCGCGCCGAATTCGACATGGGCCGCGCAGGCGGTGCTCGGCTTCCGCTGCGCCCAGTCCGACTGGACCGGGGCGTTGAGAATTCTCGATGACAATCTGTCCTCCGGCCTGATCGATCGCGCCGCCTATCGGCGCCAGCGTGGCGTACTGCTCACGGCCCGTGCGCTCGATGCCGAGACGAAAGACCGTGACCTCTCCCGTGACAGCGCCATGGAAGCCGTCCGCCTCGCGCCGACGCTGATTCCGGCCGCCGTGCTCGCCGCTCGGTTTCAGAGCGAGGCGCATCAGATCCGCCGCGCCATGAAAATCATCGAAACGGCATGGCTGGCGCAGCCGCACCCCGATCTCGCCGACGCCTATGCCCACGTGAAACTCGGCGATTCCGCGCGTCAGCGCCTCGTTCGCGTCGAGACGCTGGCGTCGAAGGTGCCCGGCCATGTGGAAGGCGCCCTCGCCATCGCCCGCGCGGCCATCGATGCCTCCGAATTCACTCGGGCCCGCGATGCGCTGGCGCCGTTCATCGCGGAGCCGACCCAGCGCGTCGCCATGCTGATGGCCGAGCTGGAGCGTACCGAACATGGCGACAGCGGCCGTGCCCGCGCCTGGACCCTGCGCGCCGTCCGCGCTCGTCACGATCCGGTCTGGACGGCGGACGGCTATGTCTCGGAGCGCTGGCGCCCGGTGTCTCCGGTCACCGGCCGCATCGATGCCTTCCAGTGGCAGGAACCGCTGGCCGCCTTGCCGTCCGGCGAGGCCGATCCGCTGGCCTCCCTGGAAGCCGAAATCCTGCGCGAAACCGTCCTGGCGCCGCCGATGCCGCGCCCGGCGGTTCAGCCATTGGCCGAGCCCGGCCTGGCCACGCCCATCGCCGAAAAGCCGCCCGAGCCCATCCTGACGCCCGCTACGCCGGCCGCGCCCGATCCGGAACCGATCGCGGAAACCCCGCCCGCCGATGTCCCGCCGTCGCCCAAGCCCGAACCTGCCCCGGTTCCGCTGTTTCGCGAGCGTGCCGACATCGCCAAGGGTGCCAAGCCGATAGTGCCGATTCCCGCCGTGATTCCCATCACGCGCGCGCCGGACGATCCCGGGGTCGACGAGGAAGACCCCTATCGTGACGAATTCGCGGAGTTGAACGGCGGCCAGCAGCAGGGCGGCTGGCGCGGCTTCATGCGCCGCTGGGGCGGCTGA
- a CDS encoding COG4223 family protein has product MADDNETGSVPNAGRPRRQPPTLELAATNVTERPKASEEPAAPSSDAPRPDASDHDTSPSDMPPFAAEPAADEAVSPPRKTSTLVLPIAAGAVAGAVVAGAAWIALTGMTPADHSAHDALAARVAELEARPLPKPDTSLATRIDGLEKSIAALRSDLAAARTQADRASAEINTLKSAPRPAAAVVDLAPITERLNAIERTAGDLKSSAEQQSAKPVDDTALRRTVAASLLDASVRQGEPYAAALAAVKPLAADSAVLKPLDAFAASGVPGDAALSRELLALLPKLAPAQSETAASNTGLLDRLQAGAAKLVRIERTDTVGGGNHGAVARVTAAARSNDVAAARRELLTLTPSDRTAVQPWLDRLAARDAALAASRQFAADAMAALSKPAP; this is encoded by the coding sequence ATGGCCGATGACAATGAGACAGGATCGGTTCCAAATGCCGGCCGGCCCAGGCGCCAGCCGCCGACCCTCGAACTCGCCGCCACCAATGTGACGGAACGGCCCAAAGCGAGCGAAGAGCCCGCCGCGCCATCTTCGGACGCGCCGCGGCCGGACGCGTCCGATCACGATACGTCGCCTTCCGACATGCCGCCTTTCGCTGCCGAGCCCGCTGCAGATGAGGCTGTCTCGCCGCCGCGGAAAACATCGACTCTGGTGCTGCCCATTGCTGCAGGTGCCGTGGCCGGCGCGGTTGTCGCCGGTGCCGCATGGATTGCGCTCACCGGCATGACGCCGGCGGATCACTCCGCGCATGACGCACTGGCGGCGCGCGTCGCCGAGCTCGAAGCGCGCCCGCTGCCGAAGCCGGACACCAGCCTCGCCACCCGCATCGACGGGCTGGAAAAATCGATCGCCGCGTTGCGCAGCGATCTCGCTGCTGCCAGGACGCAAGCGGATCGTGCCAGTGCCGAGATCAACACGCTCAAATCCGCCCCGCGCCCCGCAGCCGCCGTTGTCGATCTCGCACCGATCACCGAGCGCCTGAACGCCATCGAGCGCACCGCCGGCGATCTGAAATCCTCTGCCGAACAGCAGAGTGCAAAGCCCGTCGATGACACCGCATTGCGCCGGACCGTCGCCGCGTCGTTGCTCGATGCGTCCGTGCGGCAGGGCGAGCCCTATGCCGCCGCCCTCGCCGCGGTGAAACCCCTCGCGGCCGATTCGGCTGTGCTCAAGCCGCTCGATGCCTTCGCCGCGTCCGGCGTGCCCGGAGACGCTGCGCTGAGCCGCGAATTGCTCGCGCTGCTGCCGAAACTCGCACCGGCGCAAAGCGAAACGGCGGCGTCGAACACCGGCCTCCTCGATCGCCTGCAGGCCGGCGCCGCAAAGCTCGTGCGCATCGAGCGCACCGATACGGTCGGCGGCGGCAATCACGGGGCCGTCGCGCGCGTCACTGCCGCGGCCCGCAGCAACGATGTCGCCGCCGCGAGGCGCGAACTGCTCACCCTCACGCCTTCGGATCGCACGGCTGTGCAGCCGTGGCTTGATAGGCTCGCCGCGCGCGATGCGGCGCTGGCAGCCTCCCGCCAATTCGCAGCCGACGCGATGGCGGCGCTCTCCAAACCGGCGCCGTGA
- a CDS encoding uroporphyrinogen-III synthase translates to MAILVTRPQPDNARTVAALRAQGYVGLPAPMLRFEKVLVSLDADAGFGAVIVTSANALRGLADQPGAQSLFRLPVFAVGDRTAQAALDAGFRDVISAGGDALDLCALLTARAQAVKPLLYLAGADLSRDLAGELGTRGFEVVTHTTYRMAPVTDLPDDVIAAFASGRIEAVLHYSRRSARAFFQAVGLAGVEISALAIPHLCLSDAVAKIAHDTGATNVMAAAAPNEDALFATLTRAIPPNAR, encoded by the coding sequence ATGGCCATTCTCGTCACCCGCCCGCAGCCGGACAATGCCCGCACCGTCGCAGCCTTGCGCGCGCAGGGCTATGTCGGCCTCCCGGCGCCGATGCTCCGCTTCGAAAAAGTCTTGGTTTCGCTCGATGCGGACGCCGGTTTCGGCGCCGTGATCGTGACCTCGGCCAATGCCCTGCGCGGCCTTGCCGACCAGCCCGGCGCCCAAAGCCTGTTCCGCCTGCCCGTCTTTGCCGTCGGCGACCGCACCGCGCAGGCCGCGCTGGATGCCGGTTTCCGCGATGTCATCTCCGCCGGCGGCGACGCCCTTGACCTGTGCGCGCTGCTGACGGCGCGGGCGCAGGCGGTCAAACCGCTGCTCTATCTCGCCGGTGCCGATCTCTCCCGCGATCTCGCCGGCGAACTCGGCACACGCGGTTTCGAGGTCGTGACCCACACCACCTACCGCATGGCGCCGGTCACGGACCTGCCTGATGACGTGATCGCCGCCTTCGCCTCCGGCCGGATCGAGGCCGTCCTGCATTATTCCCGTCGCAGCGCCCGTGCTTTTTTCCAGGCCGTGGGCCTTGCCGGCGTCGAGATTTCCGCGCTGGCAATCCCGCATCTCTGCCTGTCCGACGCGGTGGCGAAAATCGCCCATGACACGGGTGCGACAAATGTCATGGCCGCCGCGGCGCCGAACGAAGATGCCCTATTCGCCACGCTCACGCGTGCCATCCCGCCAAATGCGCGCTAA